The nucleotide sequence GCGGGCGGCGATTTCCTGCTGGGTAAGGCCGCCGAAGAAGGCCAGCTCGATGGCCTGCTTCTGGTCCGGGGCGATCTCGGCCAGGGCGGCGCGCACGGCGGTGGCTTTTTCCTGCAGCCAGAGCGTTCCGGCCGAATCGGCGTCGCCGCCCGGGGCGGTGGGCTGGAGGTCGGGCGCGGCTTGGGCGAGCAGTTCGCTGCGCCGCTGGCGCATGCGAATGCGGTCGATCGCCCGGTTGCGGACCAGGGTGGCGGCCCAGGAGAAAACACTCCCGCGGCCCGCATCGTAGCTGCCGGCGGTGCGCCAGAGCTGGAGGAAAATGTCCTGCGTCAGGTCCTGCGCCTCCCCCGCGTCACCCAGCATGCGGTAGGCGAGGGAATAGAGGGGACCGGACAACTGGTCGTAAAGGGAACCCATCGCGGCCTTGTCACCCTGGGCCATGGCGGCGACCAGGCGGGCCTGTTCGCGGCTGCGGTCCTCTCCGGCGGGGTCGTTGGGCTGGTTCTGGCTCATGCGACGCGGGCGCGGGGTTTCCGCCCGGTTTTTTTCAAACCCGAGGAAGCCAAGCGGAGGGACACTGCAGAGGAGCATTGCATGGTTTACGCGTGGGGCGGACGGATGGATGCCAAGCTCATGAAATCACCGGACTTGGCAATCCCAATGGCGGCGCTCAGAGCACGGCGAGACCGATCAGCCCGAGCACCACGAGGAGGGTGAGCACGGCGAGCATGAAGCGTTCCTGCTTGGTGACGGCAAAGGGCATGGCTCACAATCCGACTTGATCGAGGTTGGTCAGGATCTCGCGCAGGAGCGGCTCGTCGGCGAGCTCGGACCAGGGGCGGTTGCTGGA is from Lacunisphaera limnophila and encodes:
- a CDS encoding sigma-70 family RNA polymerase sigma factor, giving the protein MSQNQPNDPAGEDRSREQARLVAAMAQGDKAAMGSLYDQLSGPLYSLAYRMLGDAGEAQDLTQDIFLQLWRTAGSYDAGRGSVFSWAATLVRNRAIDRIRMRQRRSELLAQAAPDLQPTAPGGDADSAGTLWLQEKATAVRAALAEIAPDQKQAIELAFFGGLTQQEIAARLNEPLGTIKARIRRGLLKLKDRLPARL